A genomic stretch from Chitinophaga agri includes:
- a CDS encoding HD domain-containing protein has protein sequence MPVTRLSKLAGIDIPDSQVAKQATELLLEHGNEFLYNHSLRVFLFSSLNAQRNHVKHDTELLYISSIFHDLGLVPHYSSPDKRFEVDGANAARDFLKSHGYPEQSLQRVWDTIALHTTIGIAEYKEPEVALMYSGVGLDVMGEGYEHLTAENREAIIRAFPRTDFKKKIIPAFFEGFKHKTDTTFGNIKADVCAFMIPNFERKNFCTCIAHSPWAE, from the coding sequence ATGCCAGTAACAAGATTATCAAAATTAGCCGGAATAGATATCCCAGACAGCCAGGTAGCAAAGCAGGCCACGGAATTACTGCTGGAACATGGGAATGAGTTCCTTTACAACCACTCACTCAGGGTATTTCTCTTCTCTTCACTCAATGCACAGCGTAATCATGTCAAACACGATACAGAGTTGTTGTATATCAGCTCCATCTTTCATGACCTGGGACTTGTACCTCATTACAGCAGTCCGGATAAACGTTTTGAAGTAGATGGGGCAAATGCTGCAAGAGACTTCCTGAAAAGCCATGGTTATCCGGAACAGTCGCTGCAACGCGTATGGGATACCATTGCCCTGCATACAACGATCGGTATTGCGGAGTATAAAGAACCGGAAGTAGCGCTGATGTATTCCGGGGTAGGTTTAGATGTGATGGGAGAAGGCTATGAACACCTGACAGCAGAGAACAGGGAAGCGATCATCAGGGCATTCCCGAGAACGGATTTCAAGAAAAAGATCATTCCGGCCTTCTTTGAAGGGTTTAAACACAAAACAGATACGACGTTTGGCAATATTAAGGCGGACGTTTGTGCCTTTATGATCCCAAATTTCGAAAGGAAGAACTTCTGTACCTGCATAGCGCATTCGCCGTGGGCGGAGTGA
- a CDS encoding ArsR/SmtB family transcription factor, producing MRRDVYQAIADPTRREIIHLLAHQTLNLNAIADKFDISRPAVSKHIRILTECGLLMITQQGRERYCRADPKKLQEVAEWTEQFKSFWTQRLDALGEFLEGN from the coding sequence ATGAGAAGAGATGTTTATCAGGCCATTGCAGATCCTACCAGGAGAGAAATCATCCACCTGCTGGCACACCAGACACTCAATCTGAATGCGATCGCCGACAAATTTGATATCAGCAGACCCGCCGTATCCAAACATATCAGGATACTAACGGAATGCGGATTATTAATGATCACCCAGCAGGGCAGGGAACGCTATTGCCGTGCAGATCCGAAAAAGCTGCAGGAAGTAGCTGAGTGGACGGAACAGTTTAAAAGCTTCTGGACGCAGCGGCTGGATGCGTTGGGAGAGTTCCTGGAAGGGAATTAG
- a CDS encoding FAD binding domain-containing protein translates to MLKFILNNEDVSTSLPPGMPLLDFIRYHQHLTGTKTGCNEGDCGACIILAGELQQGVLVYRSWTSCLTPLGNAHGKHIVTIEGVNMLPALNPIQQAMLDNSATQCGFCTPGFVMSLAGFCLDRKAPTTRNAIAAIDGNICRCTGYKSIERAAAVVATLLTSRDNEEPALFAAERQILPEYFTSIKERLKSLITSLNGELNPPPDSHPCFVGGGTDLYVQQPEALQEHPIRFLLGQEMLKGITREDTRCVLGAAVTVSDLLESPVMQHYFPALENYLQLVSSTPIRNMATIAGNFVNASPIGDMTIFFLALDTTLELSDGHHTRTLPLRELYKGYKQLHKNPDEYITRCWFELPGPDTGFHFEKVSKRTHLDIASVNSAISITMAANLISEVRIAAGGVGPVPMLLTDTAAFLRGKAPGTATIKQAYAIAQLEITPISDARGTAEYKRLLLEQLIKAHFITLFPSLQVELLL, encoded by the coding sequence TTGCTAAAATTTATACTTAATAATGAAGATGTTAGTACCTCACTGCCCCCGGGTATGCCGCTGCTGGATTTCATCAGATATCATCAGCACCTGACCGGTACAAAGACCGGTTGCAACGAAGGAGATTGCGGCGCCTGTATCATACTGGCAGGTGAGCTGCAACAGGGCGTACTGGTGTACCGCTCCTGGACTTCCTGCCTGACGCCACTGGGCAATGCACATGGTAAACATATCGTGACCATAGAAGGCGTTAACATGCTGCCTGCACTGAACCCTATCCAGCAGGCAATGCTGGACAACAGTGCTACGCAGTGCGGCTTCTGTACCCCCGGCTTCGTCATGTCACTCGCCGGCTTTTGCCTGGACCGGAAAGCGCCTACTACGCGCAATGCCATTGCCGCCATAGATGGCAACATCTGCCGGTGTACCGGATACAAATCCATAGAAAGAGCTGCGGCCGTTGTGGCAACCCTGCTTACCAGCAGAGATAACGAGGAACCGGCCTTATTTGCTGCCGAAAGACAAATCCTGCCCGAATACTTCACCAGCATAAAAGAGCGGCTAAAAAGCCTGATTACATCGCTTAACGGGGAATTAAATCCACCTCCTGACAGCCATCCCTGTTTCGTTGGTGGCGGCACCGATCTCTATGTGCAGCAACCCGAAGCGCTACAGGAGCATCCCATCCGTTTTTTACTCGGACAGGAAATGCTGAAAGGCATTACCCGGGAAGACACCCGCTGTGTACTGGGCGCCGCTGTTACCGTAAGTGACCTGCTGGAATCGCCTGTCATGCAGCACTATTTTCCGGCACTGGAGAATTATCTGCAACTGGTGTCCTCCACGCCTATCCGGAACATGGCCACCATTGCGGGCAACTTTGTCAACGCCTCTCCTATCGGCGACATGACGATCTTCTTCCTTGCCCTGGATACAACCCTGGAACTGAGTGACGGACACCATACGCGAACACTTCCGCTCCGGGAATTGTATAAAGGCTATAAACAGTTGCATAAAAATCCCGATGAGTATATCACCCGTTGCTGGTTCGAACTGCCTGGCCCGGACACCGGCTTTCATTTTGAGAAGGTCAGTAAACGGACGCACCTGGATATTGCCAGTGTCAACAGTGCCATCAGTATCACAATGGCAGCGAACCTGATCAGTGAGGTGCGGATCGCCGCAGGCGGTGTAGGCCCGGTTCCGATGCTGCTGACTGATACAGCGGCATTTCTGAGGGGCAAGGCACCGGGAACAGCGACCATCAAACAGGCATATGCCATTGCGCAACTGGAAATCACACCGATCAGTGATGCCAGGGGTACCGCCG